One Streptomyces sp. RPA4-2 genomic window carries:
- a CDS encoding FUSC family protein — translation MRPGPVGSAVVHRSVRVTLSASVGFYVFLYGLHQPVAALYALFTPIALGLLSTIPGSGPRQARITLRTLPFGLALVALGTALAQSTAAAVAGMLVVGFLLSFSVVAGPRAAGPAPGLQLLYILACFPPYAPETLGGRLTGVAVGVVLLALCHAYLLRGPPAISFRDLLADALESGAVATAEPDRVPVATLRELSEGMRLSRVAPGERPTGPGRGDRALGQAGAAARRILDQLASQSELSASEGVPLGTDPASAVLRARVAGTCADMASALRTGRPPPPADLLRKEIQRFQADRIRRAADPGEQGVDSRVLRRQAAVLTLAESAWIAVTAVGVAAAGRRGSPLSPRDLFWYVDLSTASLWGRRIAGNATHRSVWFQNAVRVACGLAFARLVAGTLDLAHGFWVLLTVLTLARTTVGATWRAVREAVAGNLVGAVAAGVLLIAVGRHLDAYAVLLVPGMLIAFALGPRLGVAWAQGLFTLVVALAFAQIAPTTWRLSEARLVDVVTGSVIGLLCGLLAWPAGARREVRRTMASLLRSCGELVPATVEALLEAPAADPCAPPTRATLHHLRLAEAAYAQFRSEPPAAWEGAQADWHGVLVVAYHTVLGAQRLPCFEVPLADVPPEACAWARRTAAELTTDVDRIALHLRTEKCHGPGRRPCAPPLPWHHPGLPTLVDLEVWLTAMDHQLRRIEASLAVRP, via the coding sequence ATGAGGCCCGGACCCGTCGGTTCCGCGGTCGTACACCGGTCCGTGCGGGTCACCCTCTCGGCGAGCGTCGGCTTCTACGTGTTCCTCTATGGTCTCCACCAACCCGTGGCGGCGCTGTACGCGCTGTTCACCCCCATCGCGCTCGGCCTGCTGTCCACCATTCCCGGGAGCGGCCCGCGGCAGGCGCGCATCACACTGCGGACCCTGCCGTTCGGGCTGGCTCTCGTCGCTCTGGGCACGGCACTGGCGCAGTCCACGGCGGCCGCGGTGGCGGGCATGCTGGTCGTCGGATTCCTGTTGAGCTTCAGCGTGGTGGCCGGACCTCGCGCGGCCGGACCCGCGCCCGGTCTGCAACTCCTCTACATCCTGGCCTGTTTCCCGCCCTACGCCCCCGAGACGCTGGGCGGGAGGCTGACGGGCGTGGCCGTGGGCGTCGTCCTCCTCGCGCTGTGTCACGCGTACCTTCTGCGCGGCCCGCCCGCCATCAGCTTTCGCGACCTGCTCGCCGACGCGCTGGAGTCGGGCGCGGTCGCGACGGCCGAGCCGGACCGCGTCCCCGTCGCGACGCTGCGGGAACTCAGTGAGGGGATGCGGCTGTCGCGGGTCGCGCCCGGTGAGCGCCCCACCGGACCGGGCCGCGGGGACCGCGCGCTGGGACAGGCGGGCGCCGCGGCCCGCAGGATCCTGGACCAACTGGCCTCGCAGTCCGAGCTGTCCGCGTCCGAGGGCGTACCGCTGGGCACGGACCCGGCGTCCGCGGTGCTCCGGGCCCGTGTCGCGGGCACGTGCGCCGACATGGCCTCGGCCCTGCGCACCGGTCGGCCACCGCCGCCGGCCGATCTGCTGCGGAAGGAGATCCAGCGCTTCCAGGCCGACCGGATCCGTCGCGCCGCCGATCCCGGGGAACAGGGCGTGGACAGCCGCGTACTGCGACGGCAGGCCGCGGTCCTGACACTGGCGGAGTCGGCGTGGATCGCGGTCACCGCCGTGGGTGTCGCCGCCGCCGGACGCCGCGGCTCACCGCTCTCGCCCCGTGACCTCTTCTGGTACGTGGACCTGTCCACGGCGTCGTTGTGGGGGCGCCGGATCGCGGGCAACGCGACGCATCGCTCGGTGTGGTTCCAGAACGCGGTACGGGTCGCGTGCGGGCTCGCCTTCGCCCGGCTCGTCGCGGGCACCCTCGACCTCGCACACGGATTCTGGGTCCTGCTGACGGTCCTCACCCTCGCCCGCACCACGGTCGGCGCCACCTGGCGCGCGGTGCGCGAGGCGGTGGCCGGCAATCTGGTGGGAGCGGTCGCCGCCGGTGTCCTGCTCATCGCCGTCGGACGGCACCTGGACGCCTACGCCGTCCTCCTCGTACCGGGCATGCTCATCGCCTTCGCCCTGGGCCCGCGGCTCGGAGTCGCCTGGGCACAGGGGCTGTTCACCCTGGTGGTCGCCCTGGCCTTCGCCCAGATCGCCCCGACCACCTGGCGGCTGTCGGAGGCACGCCTCGTCGATGTCGTCACCGGCAGCGTCATCGGCCTGCTGTGCGGGCTGCTGGCCTGGCCGGCGGGGGCACGCAGGGAGGTCCGCCGGACCATGGCGAGCCTGCTGCGCTCCTGCGGGGAGCTGGTACCCGCCACGGTCGAGGCGCTGCTCGAGGCACCGGCGGCCGACCCCTGCGCGCCCCCGACCCGGGCCACCCTGCATCATCTGCGGCTCGCGGAGGCCGCCTACGCGCAGTTCCGCAGTGAGCCGCCCGCTGCCTGGGAGGGGGCCCAGGCCGACTGGCACGGGGTACTCGTGGTGGCGTACCACACCGTGCTGGGCGCCCAGCGGCTTCCCTGCTTCGAGGTGCCGCTGGCCGATGTGCCGCCGGAGGCGTGCGCGTGGGCGCGCAGGACGGCGGCCGAACTGACGACGGACGTGGACCGCATCGCCCTGCACCTCAGGACGGAGAAGTGCCACGGGCCCGGTCGGCGCCCCTGCGCTCCGCCGCTGCCGTGGCACCATCCGGGGCTGCCCACCCTCGTCGATCTCGAAGTGTGGCTGACGGCCATGGACCATCAGCTCCGCCGCATCGAGGCCTCCCTCGCCGTGCGGCCGTGA
- a CDS encoding N-acetylmuramoyl-L-alanine amidase, with protein MTASAALLVPLLAGSPACGGPAAEPKLQNVFTDAADEYHVPRSVLMGVSYLQSRWDSRPGAPSVAGGYGPMHLVDTRRAKAPATSPSGRAEGPAIAAGPSAAPLENASGNRSEQPADLRRAALLIGAPAGRLRTDAVANVRGGAALLAAVQRQLGKPLSTDPEDWWDAVARFSGTDDAASAARYADDVFSLIRQGAHRTTDAGERVTLPASPRVRPRAADAAKARRAKEVECPPELDCDWLGAPYVRTDDGSYGNHDLADRPRDQKIDYIVIHDTEAGLRSMLQTVQNPKEPSWHYSISSRDGHVTQHVRTKDMAWHAGNQMLNARSIGIEHEGFLKQPDTWYTEQMYRASARLVRYLAKKYDIPLDRQHILGHDNVPGPTASSIPAMHDDPGPFWDWRHYFDLLGAPLRATAEADSDMVTVLPDYAAHMPAFTGCAQAGTPCAPHGSSAVRLRTEPDASAPLVQDPGRHPGGEASTVDVDDLGSRVSAGQTFAVAGYEGDWTAIWYQGQRAWFKNAKDHPTAVGASGRMVTPKAGLSEVPVYGRALPEKDAYPEGVPEQPESPLPYHFLAGQRYATQSRLIGSHIDRSEFRDTPSPVVAGHEEWYEIQLGHRIAFVRASDVDVVESRGSGTTAGNAAPPRER; from the coding sequence ATGACCGCGTCCGCCGCTCTCCTGGTGCCGCTGCTGGCCGGTTCTCCGGCGTGCGGCGGCCCGGCGGCCGAGCCGAAGCTGCAGAACGTCTTCACGGATGCCGCGGACGAGTACCACGTGCCGCGGAGTGTGCTCATGGGCGTCTCGTACCTGCAGTCGCGGTGGGACTCCCGGCCGGGCGCCCCGAGTGTCGCGGGCGGCTACGGTCCGATGCACCTGGTGGACACCCGTCGGGCGAAGGCCCCGGCGACCTCGCCGAGCGGAAGGGCCGAGGGGCCCGCGATCGCGGCGGGGCCGTCGGCCGCTCCCCTCGAGAACGCGTCGGGCAACCGCTCCGAGCAGCCGGCGGACCTGCGCCGTGCCGCCCTCCTGATCGGGGCCCCGGCGGGACGGCTCCGGACGGACGCCGTCGCCAACGTACGGGGCGGCGCGGCGCTCCTGGCCGCGGTGCAGCGACAGCTCGGCAAGCCGCTCAGCACCGACCCGGAGGACTGGTGGGACGCGGTGGCGCGCTTCTCGGGCACGGACGACGCCGCATCGGCCGCGAGGTACGCGGACGATGTCTTCTCGCTGATCCGGCAGGGCGCGCACCGCACCACCGACGCGGGAGAGCGCGTCACCCTTCCGGCCAGCCCGCGCGTGCGCCCTCGCGCCGCCGACGCGGCGAAGGCGCGGCGGGCGAAGGAGGTCGAGTGCCCGCCGGAGCTGGACTGCGACTGGCTCGGCGCGCCGTACGTGCGGACGGACGACGGTAGTTACGGCAACCACGACCTGGCCGACCGGCCCCGGGACCAGAAGATCGACTACATCGTCATCCACGACACCGAGGCGGGCCTGCGGTCGATGCTGCAGACCGTGCAGAATCCGAAGGAGCCGTCGTGGCACTACTCGATCAGTTCCCGCGACGGCCATGTGACCCAGCACGTCAGGACCAAGGACATGGCCTGGCACGCGGGCAACCAGATGCTGAACGCCCGTTCGATCGGTATCGAGCACGAGGGATTCCTGAAACAGCCCGACACCTGGTACACGGAACAGATGTACCGGGCCTCGGCCCGTCTGGTGCGCTACCTGGCGAAGAAGTACGACATCCCGCTCGACCGGCAGCACATCCTCGGCCATGACAACGTGCCGGGTCCGACCGCCTCGTCCATTCCCGCGATGCACGACGACCCGGGACCCTTCTGGGACTGGCGGCACTATTTCGACCTCCTCGGCGCGCCCCTGCGTGCCACCGCCGAGGCCGACAGCGACATGGTGACCGTGCTGCCGGACTACGCCGCCCACATGCCGGCGTTCACGGGCTGCGCCCAGGCCGGCACGCCCTGCGCGCCGCACGGCTCCAGCGCGGTCCGCCTCCGCACCGAGCCCGACGCGAGCGCACCGCTGGTCCAGGACCCTGGCCGGCACCCGGGGGGCGAGGCCTCCACGGTGGACGTCGACGATCTGGGGTCGCGGGTCTCCGCGGGCCAGACCTTCGCGGTCGCCGGGTACGAGGGCGACTGGACGGCGATCTGGTACCAGGGTCAGCGGGCGTGGTTCAAGAACGCGAAGGACCACCCGACCGCCGTCGGCGCGAGCGGCCGGATGGTGACTCCGAAGGCGGGCCTGAGCGAGGTCCCGGTCTACGGACGCGCCCTCCCGGAGAAGGACGCCTATCCGGAGGGCGTGCCGGAGCAGCCCGAGTCGCCGCTGCCGTACCACTTCCTCGCGGGGCAGCGGTACGCGACCCAGTCCCGCCTCATCGGGTCCCACATCGACAGGTCGGAGTTCCGCGACACGCCGAGCCCGGTCGTGGCGGGCCATGAGGAGTGGTACGAGATCCAGCTCGGGCACCGGATCGCCTTCGTCCGGGCGAGCGACGTGGACGTGGTCGAGTCGCGGGGGTCCGGGACCACGGCGGGGAATGCGGCGCCCCCACGCGAGCGGTGA
- a CDS encoding M1 family metallopeptidase — protein MLVHGRVPAYDRVLVHRRVPAYDRLHVRRRVRAGPCGARRLPVPPVNAPLTPPSPEADLPGRPRRDLRSRRTVVALTLTGAVGITGAVALAGALPSGDHRGSARLGIHAPGPSPAPPASPATSPSPGAPGIGDPLMPLDGNGGYTVRRYTLDFDWAAPRTPFGASTTIDATATQALSRFDLDFAGNTLRRVTVDGTPARTVRDGDELVVTPSRPIPHGGTFTVRVDYTADPARQRHRGDAIADYGWVPTPDGTVLYPQPDGAKMIFPVDDHPSLRAPVTFHITTPPDVGAVANGRLVERVRRPDGRIRWTYDSEHPVAAQLVQMAIGRFAFVESAGPRGLPVRDVVPDGLVTGTKAYRALTSEHLAWLERRLGPYPFRRYGVLVADTDLPVALETQSLSVVPRADLLGDRVDAERNLVHELAHQWTGDSVAIRRWSDLWLSEGHARFYERLYSGAHGGDSFESAMRTAYERHDQWRHDDGAPAEPDGDTHLFKQMRYDGSALVLYALREKVGEETFGRIERTWVTTYQGRAAGTHDFVALASGVAGQDLSTFLTPWLYGAHTPPMPGHPDWHPDPVRG, from the coding sequence ATGCTCGTACACGGCCGCGTGCCCGCGTACGACCGCGTGCTCGTACACCGCCGCGTGCCCGCGTACGACCGCCTGCACGTACGCCGCCGGGTGCGCGCCGGACCGTGCGGGGCGCGACGCCTGCCGGTTCCTCCGGTGAACGCGCCGCTCACGCCGCCCTCGCCGGAAGCGGACCTGCCGGGACGCCCCCGCAGGGATCTCCGCTCGCGCCGTACGGTCGTCGCTCTCACCCTCACCGGTGCCGTCGGCATCACCGGCGCGGTCGCCCTCGCCGGCGCTCTCCCCTCCGGGGACCACCGCGGCTCCGCACGCCTCGGCATCCATGCCCCCGGCCCCTCCCCCGCGCCCCCCGCCTCGCCCGCGACCTCCCCCTCTCCCGGCGCTCCGGGCATCGGCGACCCGCTCATGCCGCTCGACGGCAACGGCGGCTACACGGTCCGGCGCTACACCCTCGACTTCGACTGGGCGGCACCGAGAACACCGTTCGGCGCGAGCACCACCATCGACGCCACCGCCACGCAGGCGCTCTCCCGCTTCGACCTCGATTTCGCGGGCAACACACTGCGCCGGGTCACCGTCGACGGGACGCCGGCGCGCACCGTGCGCGACGGCGACGAACTCGTCGTCACACCCTCGCGACCCATCCCTCACGGCGGCACCTTCACCGTGCGGGTCGACTACACCGCCGACCCGGCACGGCAACGTCACCGGGGCGACGCCATCGCGGACTACGGCTGGGTGCCCACGCCCGACGGCACCGTGCTCTACCCGCAGCCCGACGGCGCCAAGATGATCTTCCCGGTGGACGACCACCCGAGCCTGCGGGCGCCGGTCACCTTCCACATCACCACCCCACCGGACGTCGGCGCGGTGGCCAACGGCAGGCTCGTCGAGCGCGTCCGGCGGCCCGACGGACGGATCCGCTGGACGTACGACTCCGAGCACCCGGTCGCGGCCCAGCTCGTGCAGATGGCGATCGGGAGGTTCGCGTTCGTCGAGAGCGCCGGTCCGCGCGGCCTGCCCGTTCGGGACGTGGTCCCGGACGGCCTGGTCACCGGCACCAAGGCGTACCGCGCACTCACCTCCGAGCACCTGGCCTGGCTGGAACGGCGCCTCGGCCCGTACCCCTTCCGCCGCTACGGCGTCCTGGTCGCGGACACCGACCTGCCGGTGGCGCTGGAGACGCAGTCCCTGTCCGTGGTGCCGAGGGCCGACCTGCTGGGCGACCGGGTCGACGCCGAGCGCAACCTCGTCCACGAGCTGGCCCATCAGTGGACCGGCGACAGCGTCGCCATCCGGCGGTGGTCCGATCTGTGGCTGAGCGAGGGTCACGCCCGCTTCTACGAGCGTCTGTACTCCGGCGCACACGGCGGCGACAGCTTCGAGAGCGCGATGCGGACGGCGTACGAACGGCACGACCAGTGGCGTCATGACGACGGGGCCCCCGCCGAACCCGACGGTGACACGCATCTGTTCAAGCAGATGCGGTACGACGGTTCGGCGCTGGTGCTCTACGCCCTGCGGGAGAAGGTGGGCGAGGAGACCTTCGGCAGGATCGAGCGGACCTGGGTGACGACGTATCAGGGCCGGGCCGCGGGCACCCACGATTTCGTCGCGCTCGCGTCAGGCGTCGCCGGCCAGGATCTGAGCACCTTCCTGACCCCGTGGCTTTACGGGGCGCACACCCCGCCCATGCCGGGGCATCCCGACTGGCACCCGGACCCGGTCCGGGGCTGA